The Chloroflexota bacterium sequence AGCCAGGATAGCTGCTCGTGCCGTCTCCGCATCCAGCACTGTACCAGCCCCAAGTAGTACATCCTCCCCAAAAGCAGCCGTGCTCTCCTCTAACACCTTGAGCGCATTCGGGGTCGTCATCGTAAACTCGATGATGCTGACCCCCCCTCTTTGTACTGCCTCCGCCACACGTAACAATTGCTGTGAATCGCTCAAGCGAACAACTGCGACAACCCCACAGTCGATAATGCGTTGAATCTCTTCCTGTTTGCCCTTCATCATTACCAAAACCCCTCTCTATCTCTGAATCTTCGTGACCACCGCCGCCGTTTGATGCTCCACTTCGGCCAGCGTCACCCAGCTGAAGTCGCCCGGTATGGAATGTTTGAGAACCGACATAGCATCGCCATAGGCCACAGCCTTGGCCACATCGCCAGTAAGATAGCCGTAGATAAAGCCAGCCGAATAGGCATCGCCAGAACCGATCCGATCCACCAACTCCAGTTCCGTGATTCTCCCCCGGTAAGTCCGATCGGCCAGGGCCAGGCTGGTCCAGCTGCCGCGCAACACTGTTGGAGCCTGTCTGATAGTAATGACTACGACCTTGAATCCGAACTGTTCCTTGATCTCCTGGGCCATCATCTCTTCACTGCCGGAGAGCCCGAAGACCGTCTCCAGGTCATCACTGGTAGTCAGCAGAATGTCCACATAGCGAAATAGTTGCGAGAGCGTCTGGCGAGCCTCATCCTTCGTCCAGAGCCTGGCCCGGTAATTGAGGTCGAAGGTCGCCAGACAATGATTATCCTTTGCTGCGCTTAAAGCCGCCTCAGTGGCCTCAGCGCATGGTCGGCTCAGGGCTGGCGTTATGCCACTGGTGTGAAAAACCCTCGTCCCCTTCAACAGAGCGGGCCAGTCGATCTCCTCAGCCACCAGCCCAGCTATGGCCGAATGGGAGCGATCGTACAATACCTGGGAGGCCCTTGGCGAGGCTCCCATCTCGATGAAATATAAACCAACTCTTCCCTCCTTGGTCCACACCACGTGAGAAACATCTACCCCATGCGTCATAGCTCGGCTGGCAATCATCCGACCAAGCTGATTGTCCACAAGCCGGGATACCCAAGCAGTCCGCAGCCCCAATCGACTGAGCCCCACGGCCGCGTTGAGCTCCGATCCACCTACAGTTACCTCCAGACTGGTCGCCTGCTCCAGCCGCTGGAAGTTCAGTGGGGTAAACCTGATCATTGCTTCACCAAAACAAACGACGTCATACATCTGTTTATGCTGCGTCAGCGCGCAGACGTCCTCCTTTCGCAAAGAACCGCTCCTGACGACCATCAGCTAGCACTCGTCAGGGATACAAGCGACGGCATCAACCTCTATGGGGAGTCCTCCCCCTAAAACTACCTGCACCGTCACCCTGGCTGGTGGATCGCCGCGGAAGTATTCCCGATACACCTCATTCCAGACAGGAAAATCGGCCATGTCCCGCAGGTAACAGGTCACCTTCA is a genomic window containing:
- a CDS encoding sugar kinase — translated: MRKEDVCALTQHKQMYDVVCFGEAMIRFTPLNFQRLEQATSLEVTVGGSELNAAVGLSRLGLRTAWVSRLVDNQLGRMIASRAMTHGVDVSHVVWTKEGRVGLYFIEMGASPRASQVLYDRSHSAIAGLVAEEIDWPALLKGTRVFHTSGITPALSRPCAEATEAALSAAKDNHCLATFDLNYRARLWTKDEARQTLSQLFRYVDILLTTSDDLETVFGLSGSEEMMAQEIKEQFGFKVVVITIRQAPTVLRGSWTSLALADRTYRGRITELELVDRIGSGDAYSAGFIYGYLTGDVAKAVAYGDAMSVLKHSIPGDFSWVTLAEVEHQTAAVVTKIQR